The Mycobacterium paragordonae genome includes a region encoding these proteins:
- a CDS encoding PaaI family thioesterase, with amino-acid sequence MTQDAGALGALFEVLSAPEADRVTALYAPLADAVRDLIDATVRTEVDDDTVAQARAAIERVTESLRQRSRPVGVSYRVDGRPLPLGNAVVGACNPIAPPLVVHHDGGRCWADFVLGTAYEGPPKLVHGGVSALVLDHMLGEAASEGLSKARFTGTISVKYLRGTPLGPLRSEAWIDRREGVKVFARGFISDAEGITVESEGVFIEPAWAREGGNGQ; translated from the coding sequence TTGACCCAGGATGCCGGCGCGCTGGGCGCCCTGTTCGAGGTGTTGAGCGCGCCCGAAGCCGACCGGGTGACCGCCCTGTACGCGCCGCTGGCCGACGCCGTCCGCGATCTCATCGACGCGACGGTCCGCACCGAGGTCGACGACGACACCGTCGCACAGGCACGAGCCGCGATCGAACGCGTCACCGAGTCGCTGCGGCAACGCAGCCGACCCGTCGGCGTGAGCTACCGCGTCGACGGCCGTCCGCTGCCACTGGGCAACGCCGTCGTGGGCGCGTGCAATCCGATCGCCCCGCCGCTGGTCGTGCACCACGACGGCGGGCGGTGCTGGGCCGACTTCGTGCTTGGCACGGCCTACGAGGGCCCTCCGAAGCTGGTGCACGGCGGCGTCAGTGCGCTGGTGCTGGACCACATGCTCGGCGAGGCGGCCAGCGAGGGGCTGTCCAAGGCGCGGTTCACCGGAACGATCTCGGTGAAGTACCTGCGCGGCACTCCGCTCGGACCGCTGCGCTCCGAAGCCTGGATAGACCGCAGGGAGGGCGTCAAAGTGTTTGCGCGCGGGTTCATTTCGGATGCCGAGGGGATCACGGTGGAATCCGAAGGGGTGTTCATCGAACCGGCCTGGGCGCGCGAGGGTGGGAACGGGCAGTGA
- a CDS encoding PLP-dependent aminotransferase family protein, with amino-acid sequence MDLHLELPPGRGRRAALESALRQAIRDGRLAPGQWLPSSRALAAQCHLARGTVVEVYSQLAAEGYLRTRPGAATEVAQGTLAPARVSAQRAAPHVVADFRLGRPDLSMFPRQEWLRALRRALQVTPHTELGPGDPRGSPRLRAVLADYLGRVRGVLTDSEHIVICSGFTQGLRLVCDALADGSGGSVALEDPCLPDHRAIVEAAGLRVRALDVDAGGARPDTWPDGWPAKAAAAVLTPAHQAPLGMTLDAQRRTEFTRMAAVHGAYLIEDDYDGEFRYDRHPVGALQGLAPDQVVYAGSASKSLAPGLRLGWLALPTELVDKVVEAKRRADRGTDVLAQLAFAELIESGALDRHVRRMRRRYRHRRDALVDRLDRYAPQVTVQGISAGLHAVVSLPEDRSEADVLNLARDRNVALTGLAPFWHGTGRRIAGIVVGYGTPAEHEYAGALEHLGQLLRELTCS; translated from the coding sequence TTGGATCTGCACCTGGAGCTCCCGCCCGGGCGGGGACGCCGAGCGGCCCTGGAAAGCGCTCTGCGGCAAGCTATCCGGGATGGGCGCTTGGCTCCCGGGCAGTGGTTGCCGTCGTCGCGGGCGTTGGCTGCGCAATGCCACCTGGCCCGAGGCACCGTTGTGGAGGTCTACTCGCAGCTGGCGGCCGAGGGATATCTGCGTACCCGGCCGGGCGCGGCGACCGAGGTGGCGCAGGGCACCTTGGCGCCGGCCCGGGTCAGCGCCCAACGTGCCGCGCCACACGTCGTGGCGGACTTCCGACTCGGCCGTCCGGACCTGAGCATGTTCCCCCGCCAGGAATGGCTGCGTGCACTGCGGCGGGCTCTGCAGGTCACCCCCCACACCGAACTCGGACCCGGCGATCCGCGCGGGTCGCCGCGCCTGCGTGCGGTGCTCGCCGATTATCTGGGCCGGGTGCGCGGCGTGCTCACGGACAGTGAGCACATCGTGATCTGCAGCGGTTTCACCCAAGGTTTGCGGCTGGTGTGCGATGCGCTGGCCGACGGTTCGGGCGGCTCGGTAGCCCTGGAGGATCCGTGCCTTCCCGACCACCGGGCGATCGTCGAAGCCGCCGGACTCAGAGTCCGTGCCTTGGACGTCGACGCCGGCGGTGCCCGGCCGGACACCTGGCCGGACGGATGGCCGGCAAAGGCGGCCGCGGCGGTCCTCACGCCGGCACACCAGGCTCCGCTCGGCATGACGCTGGATGCCCAGCGGCGCACCGAATTCACCCGGATGGCAGCCGTTCACGGTGCATATCTGATCGAAGACGACTACGACGGGGAGTTCCGCTACGACCGCCATCCCGTCGGGGCGCTGCAGGGGCTGGCGCCCGATCAGGTCGTCTACGCCGGGAGCGCCAGCAAAAGCCTGGCGCCGGGTCTGCGGCTCGGCTGGCTGGCGTTGCCAACCGAGCTGGTCGACAAGGTGGTCGAAGCCAAACGGCGGGCCGACCGGGGCACCGACGTGTTGGCGCAGTTGGCGTTCGCGGAACTGATCGAGTCGGGCGCCCTGGACCGGCACGTACGGCGCATGCGGCGCCGCTACCGCCACCGCCGCGACGCGCTGGTGGACAGGCTGGATCGCTACGCGCCGCAGGTGACGGTCCAGGGGATCTCCGCCGGGCTGCACGCCGTGGTCTCGCTTCCTGAGGATCGGAGCGAGGCTGATGTCTTGAATCTGGCGCGCGACCGCAACGTCGCGCTGACGGGTCTGGCACCGTTCTGGCACGGCACCGGTCGGCGTATCGCAGGAATCGTCGTGGGTTATGGAACGCCGGCCGAACATGAATACGCCGGCGCGCTCGAGCATCTCGGTCAGCTGCTGCGCGAACTCACTTGTTCGTGA
- a CDS encoding class I SAM-dependent methyltransferase has protein sequence MTALTATHRRLDRTASLTAQVNAAQRAAESMRPPNRRLIDDPQSRHFVEHPALRAVLSHPWPADAALRVFDRVWGGLHAHIALRVRYADDACAAAISAGIDQLVLLGAGFDTSSLRIPDATVTVFEVDAPATQAHKRPVVERLARDSQTVWVACDFERDSLHERLTGAGFDPARPSLIVWLGVSMYLTRGAIDATLSDLAQLCAPGSRLVVDYIRDGVVAGHTPWPGANRITRLVARRGEPYRSDFTDRGLDAVLDAHGFRPAEHLGVAALLGRYDPTNTSRLAADDWLAIATAYRRQ, from the coding sequence ATGACGGCTCTCACCGCAACACACCGGCGTCTTGATCGCACCGCGAGTCTCACGGCGCAGGTCAACGCCGCGCAGCGCGCCGCGGAATCCATGCGCCCGCCCAACCGGCGACTCATCGACGACCCGCAGTCCCGCCACTTCGTCGAGCACCCGGCGCTGCGGGCCGTCCTGTCGCACCCGTGGCCGGCCGACGCAGCGCTGCGGGTATTCGATCGGGTGTGGGGTGGGTTGCACGCTCACATCGCGCTGCGGGTCCGTTACGCGGACGACGCCTGCGCTGCGGCCATCAGTGCGGGCATCGACCAGCTGGTGCTGCTGGGCGCGGGTTTCGACACCTCCAGCCTGCGGATCCCCGATGCGACGGTGACGGTGTTCGAGGTGGATGCGCCCGCTACCCAGGCACACAAACGCCCGGTCGTCGAGCGGCTGGCGCGGGACTCCCAAACAGTCTGGGTGGCATGCGATTTCGAGCGCGACAGCTTGCACGAGCGGCTAACCGGGGCGGGTTTCGACCCCGCCCGGCCCAGCCTGATCGTCTGGCTCGGCGTCAGCATGTATCTCACCCGCGGCGCTATCGACGCGACCTTGTCCGACCTCGCGCAGCTCTGCGCGCCGGGCAGCCGCCTGGTGGTCGACTACATCCGCGACGGCGTCGTGGCGGGCCACACACCATGGCCGGGCGCCAACCGCATCACCCGGCTGGTGGCCCGGCGCGGCGAGCCCTACCGCAGTGACTTCACCGACCGGGGCCTCGACGCCGTCCTCGACGCCCATGGTTTCCGGCCGGCCGAACACCTCGGAGTCGCCGCACTGCTGGGGCGCTACGACCCGACGAACACCAGCCGGCTGGCCGCCGATGACTGGCTGGCCATCGCGACCGCATACCGGCGGCAGTGA
- a CDS encoding TIGR03619 family F420-dependent LLM class oxidoreductase translates to MKFYVSSAFLNTPDIIEIAKAADELGYDGLGIPDHVVNLETLQTPYPYTKDGSRRWQPFTDWPDPWVLVGALAQVTTRLKFVTTVYIPAMRNPYSAAKAIGTAALLASGRIELGIGVGWCREEFELMGEQFSARGKRTEEMIDLMRELWSPGWTEFDGTFYHAPRLEMQPTPPPIPVYVGGLSDIALRRAARYDGWIGDLINTERAIEAVDKLRQLRAENGLSMDGFTILTPLTDAFTVEHYRRAEEAGITGIITMPWMFYAGPEATLAEKIDGLRRFRKDLALDG, encoded by the coding sequence GTGAAGTTCTACGTCAGCAGCGCCTTTCTGAACACCCCCGACATCATTGAGATCGCCAAAGCCGCAGACGAACTCGGCTACGACGGCCTCGGGATCCCCGACCACGTGGTGAACCTGGAGACGCTGCAGACGCCATACCCGTACACCAAGGACGGGTCGCGTCGATGGCAGCCGTTCACCGACTGGCCCGACCCGTGGGTTCTGGTCGGTGCCCTCGCCCAGGTCACGACGCGGCTGAAGTTCGTCACCACGGTCTACATCCCGGCCATGCGCAACCCGTACTCAGCGGCCAAAGCCATTGGGACCGCAGCACTTCTGGCGTCGGGGCGGATCGAACTCGGAATCGGCGTCGGCTGGTGCCGCGAGGAGTTCGAGTTGATGGGGGAGCAGTTCTCGGCGCGCGGCAAGCGCACCGAGGAAATGATCGACCTGATGCGGGAGCTGTGGTCGCCGGGCTGGACGGAATTCGACGGCACCTTCTACCACGCGCCGCGCCTGGAGATGCAGCCGACGCCGCCCCCGATTCCGGTGTACGTCGGCGGGCTCAGTGACATCGCATTGCGCCGCGCGGCCCGCTACGACGGGTGGATCGGGGACCTGATCAACACCGAACGCGCGATCGAGGCGGTGGACAAGCTGCGCCAGCTGCGCGCCGAAAACGGTTTGTCCATGGACGGTTTCACCATCCTGACCCCGTTGACCGACGCGTTCACCGTCGAGCACTACCGGCGCGCCGAGGAGGCGGGCATCACCGGCATCATCACCATGCCGTGGATGTTCTACGCCGGCCCGGAGGCAACCCTGGCCGAGAAGATCGACGGGCTGCGGCGCTTTCGCAAGGACCTCGCGCTCGACGGCTGA